A single genomic interval of Cupriavidus necator harbors:
- a CDS encoding serine hydrolase domain-containing protein: MQAQTVSRRTGFGRSRVWLAVALLVAPMSVALAQGTGQPLAVAEDEVMQGFPPPPDKQVSRGSGLRPPYMRWAFRHAREMSPTAGIRHASQPLALAGQPGTELDGTTFAVAGKTVRLADYLRDTHTDGFIVLHQGKVVYERYLAGFGPYQPHIWASMTKSVTGLLAAMLVEEGKLDPQARLAQYVPELAGNPFGEATVQQNLDMEVPVGYPEGLPPDLALFGAVGIVPRKAEAPDTIYDFLKVVHATGGRDDGGVWYYQNGSPEAVAWALRRITGKSWAQLVTERLWARFADDDAYTQVDRQGTEMASGGMNSTLRDAARFAEAVRRAAAGDASGGISPAAVRIALQPAGNQARFARGNTMPGRDGYGYRNYWFQRNDGDGSIEASGRFGQKIYINPARGLTVVKFSASPDGAARATSAAAVRKRDDPARALESAEAMVAAALAIQRAVSR; encoded by the coding sequence ATGCAAGCGCAAACAGTGTCGCGCAGGACGGGATTCGGACGCAGTCGGGTGTGGCTGGCCGTGGCGCTGCTGGTGGCGCCGATGAGCGTTGCGCTGGCGCAGGGCACCGGCCAGCCTTTGGCCGTTGCCGAGGACGAGGTCATGCAGGGCTTTCCGCCGCCGCCCGACAAGCAGGTCAGCCGCGGCAGCGGGCTGCGTCCGCCGTATATGCGCTGGGCGTTCCGGCATGCGCGCGAGATGTCGCCGACGGCGGGCATCCGGCATGCCAGCCAGCCGCTGGCCCTGGCCGGCCAGCCCGGCACGGAACTGGACGGCACCACCTTTGCCGTGGCCGGCAAGACGGTCCGACTGGCCGACTACCTGCGCGACACCCATACCGACGGCTTTATCGTGCTGCACCAGGGCAAGGTCGTCTATGAGCGCTACCTCGCGGGCTTTGGTCCTTACCAGCCGCATATCTGGGCCTCGATGACCAAGTCCGTCACCGGGCTGCTGGCCGCCATGCTGGTCGAGGAGGGCAAGCTCGATCCGCAGGCCCGGCTGGCGCAGTATGTGCCGGAACTGGCCGGCAATCCGTTCGGCGAGGCCACGGTACAGCAGAACCTGGATATGGAGGTGCCGGTGGGCTACCCGGAGGGGCTGCCGCCGGACCTGGCGCTGTTCGGGGCGGTGGGGATCGTGCCGCGCAAGGCGGAGGCGCCGGACACCATCTATGACTTCCTCAAGGTCGTCCACGCCACCGGCGGGCGCGACGATGGCGGCGTCTGGTACTACCAGAACGGCTCGCCGGAAGCGGTAGCATGGGCGCTGCGACGCATCACCGGCAAGAGCTGGGCGCAACTGGTGACCGAGCGGCTGTGGGCCCGCTTTGCCGACGATGATGCCTACACCCAGGTGGACCGCCAGGGCACGGAAATGGCCAGCGGTGGCATGAATTCCACGCTGCGCGACGCCGCCCGCTTTGCCGAGGCCGTGCGCCGGGCGGCCGCGGGCGACGCCTCGGGCGGGATCTCGCCGGCGGCGGTGCGCATTGCGCTGCAGCCGGCCGGCAACCAGGCCCGATTTGCGCGCGGCAACACCATGCCGGGCCGCGACGGCTATGGCTACCGCAACTACTGGTTCCAGCGCAACGACGGCGACGGCAGCATCGAGGCCAGCGGGCGCTTCGGACAGAAGATCTATATCAATCCGGCCAGGGGGCTGACGGTGGTGAAGTTCTCCGCCAGCCCGGACGGCGCCGCGCGTGCGACCAGCGCAGCCGCGGTGCGCAAGCGCGACGATCCGGCCCGGGCGCTGGAATCCGCCGAGGCCATGGTGGCCGCTGCGCTCGCGATCCAGCGCGCGGTCAGCCGCTGA
- a CDS encoding amidohydrolase, which produces MQSMTQDDTARTQVFVARKILTMEAGQPEATHVAVRDGRILAVGGAAEMAGWPDAVQVDTFRGKVLMPGLVEGHCHLMEGAMWDAVYVGYFDRRDPDGKLWRGLRTLEQVIDRLAGAASQMHDPDTPLLAWGFDPIYFGASRLSVRELDRVSATRPIVVMHASVHLMNVNSAMLARAGIDEDTDIDGVHKDARGLPTGELQEFAAMFPVQRVLGSGLSLAAAENADAVRRFGRVAQLAGVTTATDLVNDLSPKGLETLQAVTADPGFPLRIVPAFSPQRNAQGGPARVQAAAAAGTDKLHFGPVKFIVDGSIQGFTARLRAPGYAGGQANGLWLIPPEQLLDAFTPFHLAGLPLHIHTNGDEATQVVLDVLEAMLSRHPRADHRHTLQHCQLADEAQLAHAARLGLCINFFSNHLYYWGDAHAGQTVGPARAARMNPAGTARRLGIPFAIHSDAPITPLNPLFTAWCAVQRQTASGRVLGEAERLPAADALYAITMGAAYTLKLDHRIGSIAPGKLADFAVLEDDPTEVAPERLKDVRVWGTVLGGRVFAAPAR; this is translated from the coding sequence ATGCAATCCATGACACAAGACGACACGGCGCGCACGCAGGTATTCGTGGCGCGCAAGATCCTCACGATGGAAGCCGGCCAGCCCGAGGCGACACATGTCGCGGTGCGCGACGGCAGGATCCTTGCCGTGGGCGGCGCCGCCGAGATGGCCGGCTGGCCGGATGCGGTGCAGGTCGATACCTTCCGTGGCAAGGTGCTGATGCCCGGGCTGGTGGAAGGCCATTGCCACCTGATGGAAGGCGCGATGTGGGATGCGGTTTACGTCGGCTACTTCGACCGCCGCGATCCGGACGGCAAGCTGTGGCGCGGCCTGCGCACGCTGGAGCAGGTGATCGATCGCCTGGCGGGCGCGGCAAGCCAGATGCATGACCCGGACACACCGCTGCTGGCCTGGGGCTTCGACCCGATCTATTTCGGCGCCAGCCGGCTGTCGGTGCGCGAGCTGGATCGCGTCTCGGCCACGCGGCCCATCGTGGTGATGCATGCCAGCGTGCATCTGATGAACGTCAATTCCGCGATGCTGGCGCGGGCCGGCATCGACGAGGACACCGATATCGACGGCGTGCACAAGGACGCGCGGGGCTTGCCCACCGGCGAGCTGCAGGAATTCGCGGCGATGTTCCCGGTGCAGCGCGTGCTTGGCAGCGGCCTGTCGCTGGCGGCGGCCGAGAATGCCGACGCGGTGCGCCGCTTCGGCCGCGTGGCGCAACTGGCGGGCGTGACCACGGCGACGGATCTGGTCAACGACCTGTCGCCCAAGGGGCTGGAGACGCTGCAGGCGGTCACTGCCGACCCCGGCTTCCCGCTGCGCATCGTTCCGGCGTTCTCGCCGCAGCGCAATGCGCAGGGCGGCCCCGCCCGCGTGCAGGCCGCGGCGGCGGCCGGCACCGACAAGCTGCACTTCGGTCCGGTCAAGTTCATCGTCGACGGCTCGATCCAGGGCTTTACCGCGCGCTTGCGCGCGCCGGGGTATGCCGGGGGCCAGGCCAATGGCTTGTGGCTGATCCCGCCGGAGCAACTGCTCGACGCCTTCACGCCATTCCACCTGGCCGGCCTGCCGCTGCATATCCACACCAATGGCGACGAGGCGACGCAAGTGGTGCTGGACGTGCTGGAAGCCATGCTGTCGCGCCATCCGCGCGCGGACCATCGCCATACGCTGCAGCACTGCCAGCTGGCGGACGAGGCACAGCTGGCGCACGCGGCGCGGCTGGGCCTGTGCATCAACTTCTTCTCCAACCACCTGTACTACTGGGGCGATGCGCATGCCGGCCAGACCGTGGGACCGGCGCGGGCCGCGCGCATGAACCCGGCGGGCACGGCGCGGCGGCTGGGGATTCCGTTCGCGATCCATTCCGATGCGCCGATCACACCGCTGAACCCGCTCTTTACGGCGTGGTGCGCGGTGCAGCGCCAGACCGCTTCCGGCCGCGTGCTGGGCGAAGCTGAGCGCCTGCCGGCCGCCGACGCGCTGTATGCCATCACCATGGGTGCGGCCTATACGCTGAAGCTCGATCACCGCATCGGCAGCATCGCGCCCGGCAAGCTGGCAGACTTTGCCGTGCTGGAAGATGACCCGACCGAGGTGGCTCCAGAGCGCCTGAAGGATGTGCGTGTCTGGGGCACGGTGCTGGGCGGGCGCGTGTTCGCGGCGCCGGCACGATGA
- a CDS encoding CobW family GTP-binding protein, with protein sequence MNARAPVPLVVVGGYLGAGKTTLLNRLLANAQGRRIAVLVNDFGEINIDAALIRTRSDDVIQLENGCICCSIGGRLAEALVAIAAREQRPDLLVIEASGVSDPQRIAQVGLLDRAFVLNAVAVAVDVTEVGHNLHDPLVGDMVRQQIAGASVVVLTKADLADADALAMAAATVDAIAPHAAVLTACEGEVPLSVFVDAAPPEPHADAVLQAGGHWRRAVGTVPAGIRSISYQTGRDFDKALLRQALKALPVRLLRAKGMVRLAADPRLHELHVVAGRMRLSPMAQGDAAGSAMVLIGAFGAEEERRIRACLDRALA encoded by the coding sequence ATGAACGCGCGGGCTCCGGTCCCGCTGGTGGTGGTCGGCGGGTACCTTGGCGCCGGCAAGACCACCTTGCTCAACCGCCTGCTGGCCAACGCGCAGGGGCGCCGCATCGCGGTGCTGGTCAACGATTTCGGCGAGATCAATATCGATGCCGCGCTGATCCGCACGCGCAGCGACGACGTGATCCAGCTGGAGAACGGCTGCATCTGCTGCTCGATTGGCGGCCGGCTGGCCGAGGCGCTGGTGGCCATCGCAGCGCGGGAGCAGCGGCCGGACTTGCTGGTGATCGAGGCCAGCGGCGTCTCGGACCCGCAGCGCATTGCTCAGGTCGGCTTGCTGGATCGGGCCTTTGTGCTCAATGCCGTGGCGGTGGCCGTGGACGTGACCGAGGTCGGCCACAACCTGCACGATCCGCTGGTGGGCGACATGGTGCGGCAACAGATCGCGGGGGCCTCGGTAGTGGTGCTGACCAAGGCAGATCTTGCCGATGCGGATGCGCTGGCAATGGCTGCCGCCACGGTCGACGCCATCGCGCCGCATGCCGCGGTGCTGACCGCATGCGAGGGCGAGGTGCCCTTGTCGGTCTTTGTCGACGCCGCCCCGCCGGAACCACATGCCGATGCCGTGCTGCAGGCGGGCGGGCACTGGCGGCGAGCCGTCGGCACCGTGCCCGCCGGCATCCGCAGCATTTCATACCAGACCGGCCGCGACTTCGACAAGGCGCTGCTGCGGCAGGCGCTGAAGGCGCTGCCGGTGCGGCTGCTGCGCGCGAAGGGCATGGTCAGGCTGGCAGCCGATCCGCGCCTGCACGAACTGCATGTGGTCGCGGGCCGCATGCGGCTGAGTCCGATGGCGCAAGGCGATGCGGCAGGGTCTGCAATGGTCCTGATCGGTGCCTTCGGTGCGGAGGAGGAGAGGCGTATCCGCGCCTGCCTCGATCGGGCGCTCGCCTGA
- a CDS encoding YihY/virulence factor BrkB family protein, with product MSAMQLPDARVRDLLRHPGRFAWHTLRQFRANQGLLLAGAVAYYALLSIVPLLILMIIALSHVIEPDLLLSTLARYLEWVVPGQSRALITELAAFLRNRGTIGWVLLVTMLFFSSLAFTVLENAMSVIFEHRVAIRRRHFLVSALLPYCYIAVLSVGLLLVTVVSGGLLAIGERHVEVLGRDWSLDRLSTGLLYLLGFIGEVLMLTSIYMVMPVGRLSLRHALSGALVAAVLWEISRHVLAWYFTTLSQVSRVYGSLTTAIVVLLSLEIAATLLLFGAQVIAEFERGGWEGRPAHAEPEEFHT from the coding sequence ATGTCTGCCATGCAGCTTCCCGACGCCCGCGTCCGTGACCTGCTCCGCCATCCGGGGCGCTTTGCCTGGCACACGCTCAGGCAGTTCCGCGCCAACCAGGGGCTGCTGCTGGCCGGCGCGGTGGCCTACTACGCGCTGCTGTCGATCGTGCCGCTGCTGATCCTGATGATCATTGCCCTGTCGCACGTGATCGAACCAGACCTGCTGTTGTCCACGCTCGCGCGCTACCTGGAGTGGGTGGTGCCGGGGCAGTCCAGGGCGCTGATCACCGAGCTTGCCGCCTTCCTGCGCAACCGTGGCACGATCGGCTGGGTGCTGCTGGTCACCATGCTGTTCTTCAGTTCGCTCGCCTTCACCGTGCTGGAGAATGCCATGTCGGTCATCTTCGAGCACCGCGTGGCGATCCGGCGCCGGCATTTCCTGGTCTCGGCGCTGCTGCCCTACTGCTATATCGCGGTACTTAGCGTGGGCCTGCTGCTGGTCACGGTGGTGTCAGGCGGCCTGCTCGCCATCGGCGAACGGCATGTGGAAGTGCTGGGCCGCGACTGGTCGCTGGACCGGCTCTCGACCGGCCTGCTCTACCTGCTCGGCTTCATTGGCGAGGTGCTGATGCTGACCTCGATCTACATGGTGATGCCGGTTGGCAGGCTGTCGCTGCGGCATGCGCTGAGCGGCGCGTTGGTTGCGGCCGTGCTGTGGGAAATCTCCCGCCATGTGCTGGCGTGGTACTTCACCACGCTGTCGCAAGTGAGCCGGGTCTATGGTTCGCTGACCACGGCGATCGTGGTGCTGCTGAGCCTGGAGATCGCGGCGACCTTGCTGCTGTTTGGGGCGCAGGTGATTGCGGAGTTCGAGCGTGGCGGCTGGGAAGGAAGGCCGGCGCATGCGGAACCGGAAGAATTCCACACCTGA